The Luteolibacter sp. Y139 genome includes the window GAGACCTCCCGTGACAATCACCGCATCGGCCCGCGAAACGCACTCCCGCAAAGCCTCCGTGATCGCCTCACCATCCGGCACCGTCGTCAGCCGCTGGATCCGCATCCCCAGCTTGAACAGTTCCTCGCCGAACCACTTCCCGTGGGTGTTGAGGACTTTTCCGAGAAGAAGTTCCGTTCCGGTATTCAGGATCTCGATGCGCACAGGCGGAGACAGAAGACCCGACGGCGAAAGACGCAAGACCGGATGCCCTCAGGCTTTCCAATCCAGCTCCTTCGCATCCGCCCACAGCTCTTCCAGGCCGTAGTAATCGCGCAGCTCCTCGTGCATCACGTGAACCATCACGTCGATGTAATCGAGCACCACCCACTTCGTGTCGGCATTGCCCTCCGCATTCGCCGGCTTCGCGCCGTGCCATTCTTCCACGTTGCCCCGGACGTCGCGCATGATTGCCCGCAGGTGCGGCATCGAGGAACCCGAACAGACGACCATGTAATCCGTCAAATTCGACACCCCGCGCAGGTCCCAAACGCGGATTTTCTCCGCTTGGATTTCGTCAGCCGCCTTCGCGCAAGCCTTTGCCAATTCAAGTCCTTCTACAGCCATATCGTCCCGTCCGGGGCGCGGACCCTAGCGCGTCCCGCCCGCTTGGCCAATCAATTTCAAGGTCGTTTCCGGGGTTGCCTCCCCGCGCCGCTTGCGCCTTCTTGGCGGCGTGAAACTCGTTTCCTGGAACGTCAATGGCATCCGCGCCACCCTCGGGAAAGGCCTCCCCGAATTCGTCGCCTCTGAGCGCCCGGAAATCCTCTGCCTTCAGGAAACCAAGGCCCGCGAGGAGCAAGTGGCCCTCCCGCTGGAATTCGGCGGCTACCACGGCTTCTGGAATTCCGCCGAAAAACCCGGCTACTCCGGCACCGCGGTTTTCACCCGCGAACAGCCGATTTCCGTGAAACACGGCATGGGAATCGCCGACCACGACCGCGAGGGCCGCGTCCTCACGCTGGAATATCCCGATTTCCATCTGGTGAACGTCTACACCCCGAATGCCCAGGACGAACTCCGCCGCCTGCCCTACCGCATGCAGTGGGACGATGCATTCCGCCTCTACCTCCTCGCCCTCGAGGCCACCGGCAAGCCGGTCATCTTCTGCGGCGACCTGAACGTCGCGCACAACGAAATCGACCTCGCCCGCCCCAAGGACAACCGCAAGAACGCCGGCTTCAGCGATGAAGAGCGTGCCAGCTTCACGAAACTCCTCGGCAGCGGCTTCCACGACACCTTCCGCCACTTTTACCCGGACAAAACCGGCGCCTACTCGTGGTGGAGCTTCCGCGGCGCCGCCCGCACCAACAACGTCGGGTGGCGTATCGACTACTTCGGCGTCACCAAGGGCATCCTCGGCAGCGTCAAGGACGCCTCCATCATGCCGCACATCACCGGCTCGGATCACTGCCCGGTGACCCTGACTTT containing:
- the rsfS gene encoding ribosome silencing factor; translation: MAVEGLELAKACAKAADEIQAEKIRVWDLRGVSNLTDYMVVCSGSSMPHLRAIMRDVRGNVEEWHGAKPANAEGNADTKWVVLDYIDVMVHVMHEELRDYYGLEELWADAKELDWKA
- a CDS encoding exodeoxyribonuclease III, producing MKLVSWNVNGIRATLGKGLPEFVASERPEILCLQETKAREEQVALPLEFGGYHGFWNSAEKPGYSGTAVFTREQPISVKHGMGIADHDREGRVLTLEYPDFHLVNVYTPNAQDELRRLPYRMQWDDAFRLYLLALEATGKPVIFCGDLNVAHNEIDLARPKDNRKNAGFSDEERASFTKLLGSGFHDTFRHFYPDKTGAYSWWSFRGAARTNNVGWRIDYFGVTKGILGSVKDASIMPHITGSDHCPVTLTLG